One bacterium genomic window carries:
- a CDS encoding roadblock/LC7 domain-containing protein, translating into MQLAERTSTPFMLSTATFNKVSEILRDLIVSTRAEFALFSDLNGNPITHHGKNVTLDLGGFAALTAGDFSAMREMAKVIGEKEGFKFIFQEGERRNIYLCNVGFNFLLAIIFEKTVALGLVRIFANKAVEALKQVLVQAQEAEKKTTEVLDVEFGLLLGKELDKSFNL; encoded by the coding sequence ATGCAGCTTGCAGAACGTACCTCGACGCCGTTCATGTTGTCGACGGCAACCTTTAACAAAGTCAGCGAGATTTTACGCGATCTCATCGTCAGCACGCGCGCCGAGTTCGCGCTCTTCTCCGATCTGAACGGCAATCCCATCACCCATCACGGCAAGAACGTCACCCTGGATTTGGGCGGGTTTGCCGCGCTCACCGCCGGCGACTTCTCCGCCATGCGCGAGATGGCCAAGGTGATCGGCGAAAAAGAGGGCTTCAAATTCATCTTTCAGGAAGGTGAGCGCCGCAACATCTACCTCTGCAACGTCGGCTTCAACTTCCTGCTCGCCATCATCTTCGAAAAGACGGTGGCGCTCGGCTTGGTGCGCATCTTCGCCAACAAAGCCGTCGAAGCCTTGAAACAGGTGCTCGTCCAGGCGCAGGAGGCGGAAAAAAAGACCACCGAAGTGCTCGACGTCGAGTTCGGCCTGTTGCTCGGCAAGGAATTGGACAAGTCTTTCAATCTGTAA